From one Rhodoferax sp. PAMC 29310 genomic stretch:
- a CDS encoding sigma-54-dependent Fis family transcriptional regulator, with protein sequence MQPSFPEAALRQARLQLIEHGDCASNGLDDRLVRSWQRSLAAGLLPAGRPVDTPHSSGNALRQTMASNHELLAHSRPVMAYLYEQVRHAQGMVVLADQHGTLIHTMGHVDFLGKADQVALSCGASWHEGHRGTNAIGTALAETSGVAIHGAEHFFERNSFLTCTAAPIMSARGELLGILDISGDQRGGHPHTLGLVNTAANMIENRLVIASCKRDIRLHLHPQLEGIGTVAEGIVALSDDGWLVGANRNALAMLQLSAGDLNALPLSRLVDVALEELLTRHRRRPGQPTQIRLRDGSVLFAQVYANLSTVSATSPKAAATATRHADALCKFDTGDRLWRVAADKVRRVLDKPIPVLIQGASGVGKELFARAAHDAGPRRDKPFVAINCAALPEHLIEAELFGYAPGAFTGALREGSLGRLREADGGTLFLDEIGDMPLAMQTRLLRVLQERRVTPVGGGHSVAVDFALVCATHFKLREDAEQGRFRSDLYYRINGLTVQLPALRERSDFAALTAQMLGSFNPGREIQLAPALHQRLSEYDWPGNLRQYANVLRTASAMLDTHDEWIDEVHLPDDMIEAL encoded by the coding sequence GTGCAACCTTCATTTCCCGAAGCCGCCTTGCGACAGGCGCGACTGCAACTCATAGAGCATGGAGACTGTGCGAGCAATGGGCTGGATGACCGGCTGGTGCGTTCCTGGCAGCGCAGCCTCGCTGCAGGGCTACTGCCCGCGGGACGTCCGGTAGATACGCCTCACTCCAGTGGCAATGCCTTGCGCCAGACCATGGCGTCGAATCACGAGTTATTGGCCCACTCCCGCCCCGTGATGGCCTACTTGTACGAGCAGGTTCGCCATGCGCAAGGCATGGTCGTGCTGGCCGACCAGCATGGCACCCTGATCCACACCATGGGGCATGTCGATTTTCTTGGCAAGGCAGACCAGGTGGCGCTCAGCTGTGGCGCGTCCTGGCACGAAGGCCACCGGGGCACCAACGCCATTGGCACGGCGCTGGCAGAAACGAGTGGGGTGGCGATTCACGGTGCCGAGCACTTTTTTGAGCGCAACAGTTTCCTCACCTGCACGGCCGCGCCCATCATGTCGGCGCGTGGAGAGTTGTTAGGCATTCTGGATATTTCAGGAGATCAGCGGGGAGGGCATCCGCACACCCTTGGGCTGGTCAACACCGCGGCCAATATGATCGAAAACCGCTTGGTCATTGCCAGTTGCAAGCGCGACATTCGACTGCACTTGCATCCGCAGCTGGAAGGCATTGGCACGGTCGCCGAGGGCATTGTGGCGCTTTCCGACGACGGTTGGCTGGTAGGGGCGAACCGCAACGCGCTGGCCATGTTGCAGTTGAGTGCTGGCGACCTCAATGCCTTGCCCCTGAGTCGACTGGTGGACGTGGCGCTGGAGGAGTTGTTGACGCGTCACCGCCGGCGACCGGGGCAGCCCACCCAGATTCGGCTGCGTGATGGCAGCGTTTTGTTTGCCCAGGTTTATGCGAATTTGTCGACCGTGTCGGCGACGTCGCCAAAGGCTGCTGCAACGGCAACTCGCCATGCCGATGCCCTTTGCAAATTTGACACCGGTGACCGTTTGTGGCGTGTTGCTGCGGACAAGGTCAGGCGGGTATTGGACAAACCCATCCCTGTTTTGATCCAGGGTGCATCCGGCGTAGGAAAAGAACTTTTTGCGCGCGCAGCCCATGACGCGGGCCCTCGCCGCGACAAACCCTTTGTGGCCATCAATTGCGCCGCCTTGCCCGAACATTTGATTGAGGCGGAGTTATTTGGCTACGCCCCAGGAGCCTTCACGGGCGCACTGCGGGAAGGCAGTTTGGGCCGGCTGCGTGAGGCCGATGGCGGCACATTGTTCTTGGACGAAATTGGCGATATGCCCTTGGCCATGCAAACCCGCCTGCTGCGTGTGCTGCAGGAGCGACGGGTGACGCCTGTTGGCGGCGGGCACTCGGTTGCCGTTGATTTCGCCTTGGTATGCGCCACCCATTTCAAACTGCGGGAAGATGCTGAGCAGGGGCGCTTTCGCAGTGATCTGTATTACCGAATCAATGGGCTGACCGTGCAACTGCCTGCCTTGCGTGAACGCAGCGACTTTGCGGCGTTGACAGCGCAAATGCTGGGAAGCTTCAATCCGGGCCGCGAAATTCAATTGGCGCCCGCGTTACACCAGCGTCTCAGTGAATACGATTGGCCGGGGAATCTGCGTCAGTACGCCAACGTGTTGCGCACCGCCAGCGCCATGCTGGACACCCACGACGAATGGATCGACGAGGTGCACTTGCCTGACGACATGATCGAGGCGCTTTAG
- a CDS encoding helix-turn-helix domain-containing protein — translation MPLSAQRVAAPQNLDALSRQAIQQALLHSTGNISQAARQLGISRQTLYRKIKEQAALQ, via the coding sequence ATGCCTTTGTCCGCCCAACGTGTCGCCGCACCTCAGAATTTGGACGCCTTGTCGCGGCAAGCCATTCAACAAGCTTTGCTGCACAGCACCGGCAACATCTCTCAAGCGGCCCGCCAACTGGGCATCAGCCGGCAAACGCTTTACCGCAAAATCAAAGAGCAGGCAGCGCTTCAATAA
- a CDS encoding DUF779 domain-containing protein: MVEKVVATQAALELVEFLQKKHGTVMFHQSGGCCDNSAANCYLPGEITMGAGDVFLGEIGGAQFFISTSQYETWKHTQLIIDVIDGHGGTFSLEGPEGKAFHTRSRLFTEAEMGELGLSAS; this comes from the coding sequence ATGGTTGAAAAAGTGGTGGCCACGCAAGCAGCACTTGAGCTTGTTGAGTTTTTACAGAAGAAACATGGCACCGTCATGTTTCATCAAAGCGGAGGCTGCTGTGACAACAGTGCAGCCAATTGCTACCTGCCAGGCGAGATCACAATGGGTGCGGGCGATGTGTTTCTGGGTGAAATCGGCGGAGCCCAGTTCTTCATCAGTACATCGCAATACGAGACGTGGAAACACACCCAACTCATCATCGACGTGATTGACGGCCATGGCGGCACGTTTTCATTGGAGGGTCCTGAGGGCAAGGCCTTTCACACCCGATCGAGACTCTTCACCGAAGCAGAGATGGGAGAGTTGGGCCTGTCAGCCTCCTAA
- a CDS encoding TRAP transporter small permease subunit, protein MTPFLALSRVIDQITTWIGKFTMWLILATTLISAGNAIVRKLFGIGSNSLLEIQWYIFAAVFLLGAGYGFLRNSHVRIDFIASKLSARTRNWIDAVGIIVVLFPFCALMIILSWPLFTQAYFSGEMSSNAGGLIRWPVYALVPAGFALLMFQGVSELIKRIAFLFGQGPDVISHENSKSDEQKHLEELEALAARKLAGDN, encoded by the coding sequence ATGACCCCATTTCTCGCCCTGTCCAGGGTGATCGACCAGATCACCACCTGGATCGGAAAATTCACCATGTGGCTGATTCTGGCCACCACGCTGATCAGCGCCGGCAACGCCATTGTCCGAAAACTATTCGGCATCGGATCAAACAGCCTTCTGGAAATTCAGTGGTACATCTTTGCCGCCGTCTTTTTACTGGGCGCCGGCTATGGCTTCCTCCGAAACTCCCACGTGCGCATTGACTTCATTGCATCCAAACTCTCAGCGCGCACACGCAACTGGATCGACGCAGTCGGCATTATTGTTGTGCTGTTTCCATTTTGTGCCCTGATGATCATCCTGAGTTGGCCTCTGTTTACCCAGGCCTACTTCAGCGGAGAAATGTCGAGCAATGCGGGCGGCCTGATCCGCTGGCCCGTTTATGCACTGGTACCCGCTGGCTTTGCCTTGCTGATGTTCCAAGGCGTCTCTGAACTCATCAAACGTATTGCGTTTCTTTTTGGTCAGGGTCCTGACGTTATTTCTCATGAAAATTCGAAATCTGACGAACAAAAACATCTAGAAGAACTTGAGGCCTTGGCCGCACGCAAATTGGCGGGAGATAACTAA
- a CDS encoding aldehyde dehydrogenase family protein, whose translation MIYAAPGTAGAKVIFKPKYDNFIGGKFVAPVKGEYFDVITPINGKPYSQAARSGAEDIELALDAAHAAADAWGRTTPTARANILNKIADRIEANIEMLAYAETIDNGKPIRETINADIPLAVDHFRYFAGCVRAQEGGLSDLDGDTVAYHFQEPLGVVDQIIPWNFPILMAAWKLAPAIGAGNCVVLKPAESTPISLLILAELIADLLPPGVLNIVNGYGREAGMPLATSKRIAKIAFTGSTSTGRVIAQAAANNLIPATLELGGKSPNIFFADVMDKDDSFLDKAIEGMVLFAFNQGEVCTCPSRALIQESIYDRFMERVLKRVAAIVQGNPLDTDTMMGAQASKEQLTKIMSYLDLGRQEGAEVLIGGEQAHLEGDLAGGYYVKPTLFKGHNKMRIFQEEIFGPVLAVTTFKDEAEALALANDTLYGLGAGVWSRNGNVAYRMGRAIKAGRVWTNCYHAYPAHAAFGGYKESGVGRENHKMMLSHYQQTKNLLVSYSESKLGFF comes from the coding sequence ATGATTTACGCAGCACCCGGCACTGCCGGCGCCAAAGTGATTTTCAAACCCAAATACGACAACTTCATTGGCGGGAAATTCGTGGCCCCGGTCAAGGGCGAGTACTTTGATGTCATCACGCCCATCAACGGCAAGCCCTACTCACAGGCCGCCCGCTCGGGCGCCGAAGACATTGAGCTGGCCCTCGACGCCGCCCACGCGGCAGCAGACGCCTGGGGTCGCACCACGCCAACGGCGCGTGCCAACATTCTGAACAAAATCGCTGATCGCATCGAAGCCAATATCGAAATGCTGGCCTATGCCGAGACCATAGACAACGGCAAGCCGATTCGCGAAACCATAAATGCTGACATTCCCCTGGCCGTGGACCACTTTCGCTACTTTGCGGGTTGTGTGCGAGCACAGGAAGGCGGCTTGAGTGATCTGGATGGCGACACTGTCGCCTACCACTTTCAGGAACCCTTGGGCGTTGTCGACCAGATCATTCCCTGGAACTTCCCCATCCTGATGGCCGCCTGGAAATTGGCACCCGCCATTGGCGCGGGCAACTGCGTGGTGCTCAAGCCCGCCGAGTCCACCCCCATCAGCCTGTTGATTCTTGCGGAATTGATTGCCGACCTGCTCCCGCCCGGCGTGCTCAACATCGTGAACGGTTATGGCCGCGAAGCTGGAATGCCGTTGGCCACCAGCAAGCGCATTGCCAAAATTGCGTTCACCGGCTCTACCAGCACAGGGCGCGTGATTGCACAGGCCGCCGCCAACAACCTGATCCCGGCCACGCTGGAGCTGGGCGGCAAGTCGCCCAACATCTTCTTTGCGGACGTCATGGACAAAGACGACAGCTTTCTGGACAAAGCCATTGAAGGCATGGTGTTGTTTGCCTTTAACCAAGGCGAGGTTTGCACCTGCCCGTCCCGCGCACTGATTCAGGAATCCATTTACGACCGTTTCATGGAACGCGTGCTCAAGCGTGTGGCCGCCATTGTGCAAGGCAACCCGCTGGATACCGACACCATGATGGGTGCGCAGGCATCCAAAGAGCAGCTGACCAAGATCATGTCCTACCTTGATCTGGGTCGCCAGGAAGGTGCAGAGGTCTTGATAGGCGGGGAGCAGGCGCACCTGGAAGGCGATCTGGCAGGCGGCTATTACGTCAAGCCCACCCTGTTCAAGGGTCACAACAAAATGCGCATCTTCCAGGAAGAGATTTTTGGACCTGTGTTGGCGGTCACAACCTTCAAAGATGAAGCCGAGGCGCTTGCACTGGCCAACGACACTCTGTACGGCTTGGGCGCCGGCGTGTGGAGCCGAAATGGCAATGTGGCCTACCGCATGGGTCGCGCCATCAAGGCCGGACGCGTCTGGACCAACTGTTACCACGCCTACCCCGCGCACGCCGCTTTTGGTGGCTACAAGGAATCCGGCGTGGGCCGCGAAAATCACAAGATGATGTTGAGCCATTACCAGCAAACCAAAAATCTATTGGTCAGCTACAGCGAAAGCAAGCTGGGATTCTTCTGA
- the dxs gene encoding 1-deoxy-D-xylulose-5-phosphate synthase, whose protein sequence is MLNNLYPLLNTINDPVALRLLPRGQLTQLADELRAYVLNSVAKTGGHLSSNLGTVELTLALHYVFNTPHDRVVWDVGHQTYPHKILTGRRDRMDSLRQMGGLSGFPQRAESEYDDFGTAHSSTSISAALGMALAAKIKGEDRRAIAVIGDGALTAGMAFEALNNAGVADCNLLVILNDNDMSISPPVGALNRYLAKLMSGQFYAAAKNAGKTVLKGAPPLFELAKRFEETAKGMVVPATLFEKFGFNYIGPIDGHDLDSLIPTLENISHLKGPQFLHVVTKKGQGYKLAEADPVAYHGPGKFDPAVGLQSPKTPSKQTFTQVFGQWLCDMAAKDNRLVGITPAMREGSGMVEFEKRFPQRYFDVGIAEQHAVTFAAGLACEGLKPVVAIYSTFLQRGYDQLIHDVAIQNLPVVFALDRAGLVGADGATHAGAYDIPFLRCIPNISVACPADENECRQLLSTAFEQDHPVAVRYPRGAGAGIAPQASLEGLPFGKGEVKRQGKGVAILAFGTLLYPALEAAQALNATVVNMRWVKPLDTVLLLQVAAENDALVTVEEGAVMGGAGSAVLEALQAGGVVKPVLQLGLQDEFIEHGDPAKLLALQGLDASGIQTSVANRFAAHLDTSLPALKAVA, encoded by the coding sequence ATGTTGAATAATTTGTACCCACTGCTAAATACCATCAATGACCCCGTGGCCTTGCGTCTGCTGCCGCGCGGCCAATTGACGCAGTTGGCGGACGAGTTGCGAGCCTACGTGCTGAACAGTGTCGCCAAAACCGGGGGGCACCTCAGCTCCAACCTGGGCACCGTCGAGCTCACCTTGGCCTTGCACTACGTGTTCAATACGCCGCATGACCGTGTGGTGTGGGATGTGGGCCATCAAACTTACCCGCACAAAATATTGACCGGTCGGCGTGACCGCATGGATTCCCTGCGTCAAATGGGCGGCTTGAGTGGTTTTCCCCAACGCGCCGAGAGCGAGTACGACGACTTTGGCACCGCCCACTCCAGCACCTCCATTTCCGCCGCGCTGGGCATGGCACTGGCCGCGAAAATCAAGGGCGAAGATCGCCGGGCCATTGCGGTCATTGGTGACGGCGCGCTGACGGCAGGCATGGCGTTTGAGGCGCTGAACAATGCCGGCGTGGCGGACTGCAACCTGCTGGTCATCCTGAATGACAACGACATGAGCATCAGCCCCCCCGTGGGCGCTTTGAACCGCTACCTGGCCAAGCTGATGAGTGGCCAGTTTTACGCTGCCGCCAAGAATGCAGGCAAAACGGTTCTCAAAGGCGCACCGCCCCTGTTCGAGTTGGCGAAACGCTTCGAGGAAACCGCCAAAGGCATGGTGGTGCCCGCCACCTTGTTTGAAAAGTTTGGATTCAACTACATCGGCCCCATTGATGGTCATGACCTGGATTCCCTGATTCCGACGTTGGAAAACATCAGCCACTTGAAGGGCCCTCAGTTCCTTCATGTGGTCACCAAAAAAGGCCAAGGCTATAAATTGGCCGAGGCCGACCCTGTGGCTTACCATGGTCCCGGCAAATTTGATCCGGCCGTCGGCTTGCAAAGCCCCAAGACGCCAAGCAAGCAAACCTTCACTCAGGTGTTTGGCCAGTGGCTGTGTGACATGGCTGCCAAAGACAATCGACTGGTTGGCATCACGCCTGCCATGCGAGAAGGTTCCGGCATGGTGGAGTTTGAGAAGCGATTTCCTCAGCGCTACTTTGATGTGGGTATCGCCGAACAACATGCTGTCACCTTTGCCGCTGGTCTGGCCTGCGAAGGGCTGAAGCCAGTGGTGGCGATCTACTCGACCTTTCTACAACGCGGCTACGATCAGTTGATTCATGACGTGGCAATTCAAAACCTGCCGGTCGTTTTTGCACTGGACCGCGCCGGTCTGGTGGGGGCCGACGGCGCCACTCATGCCGGTGCTTACGACATTCCGTTCCTGCGATGCATTCCCAACATCAGCGTCGCCTGCCCCGCGGACGAAAACGAATGCCGGCAGTTGCTCAGCACTGCCTTTGAGCAGGATCACCCGGTGGCGGTGCGTTATCCCCGTGGCGCGGGCGCGGGCATTGCGCCCCAAGCCAGTCTTGAGGGGCTACCCTTTGGCAAGGGGGAAGTCAAACGCCAAGGCAAGGGCGTGGCCATTCTCGCCTTTGGAACATTGTTGTATCCAGCGCTGGAGGCCGCGCAGGCGCTCAATGCCACCGTGGTCAATATGCGATGGGTGAAGCCGCTGGACACAGTATTGCTGTTGCAGGTCGCCGCCGAGAACGATGCCTTGGTGACGGTGGAAGAGGGCGCTGTGATGGGCGGCGCCGGCAGTGCTGTGCTTGAGGCGCTACAAGCCGGTGGCGTCGTCAAGCCCGTTCTGCAGTTGGGATTGCAGGACGAGTTCATTGAACATGGCGACCCCGCCAAGCTGTTGGCTCTGCAGGGACTGGACGCGAGCGGGATTCAGACGTCGGTGGCAAATCGCTTTGCGGCCCATTTGGATACCTCGCTGCCAGCGTTGAAGGCTGTGGCCTGA
- a CDS encoding TRAP transporter large permease subunit, which yields MQTTFLAQQFVPLMFGGLFVLLLTGFPVAFALAATGLGFGFIGMEAGLIPASLFQALPLRMFGIMQNDTLLAIPFFTFMGIILERSGMAEDLLETVGQVFGPLRGGLAIAVILVGALLAATTGVVAAAVISMGLISLPIMLRYGYSRVIATGAITASGTLAQAIPPSLVLIVLADQLGRSVGDMYSGALLPGLLLVGLYILFIVVVAIFQPKLVPALPVEARIYREKNGNSGHISLLALFVICAAVGFGWAHVHDGLMTQWLERSMPSAGDEVVIMSMTLASITGLVLAIFNRVSGMGLLSRLAEQVTFVLMPPLILIFLVLGTIFLGVATPTEGGAMGALGALILAVGKRRLSWPLLNQALDNTAKLASFVLFILIGSTVFSFTFNAADGHIWVESLFHDMPGGGWGFLIVVNILVFILGMFIDFFEIAFIVIPLLAPVAEKILPGLIPGMTADQAMIWFGVIIAMNLQTSFLTPPFGFALFYLRSVAAKFDYKDRVTGEDIKAVTTNEIYKGSIAFICLQLMMIVAIMMYPTLVTGNFEKEKKLSNADVMELLQGGFTEPSSSDPMDAMDDMGKEEVKPLDPMAVMQEAIDKAAAKKAAGK from the coding sequence ATGCAGACCACCTTTCTGGCACAACAATTTGTGCCCCTTATGTTTGGCGGACTGTTCGTCCTGCTGCTGACTGGTTTTCCAGTGGCCTTCGCGCTAGCCGCGACCGGTCTGGGTTTTGGCTTTATCGGCATGGAAGCTGGGCTGATTCCGGCGTCCCTGTTTCAGGCGCTGCCACTGCGCATGTTTGGCATCATGCAAAACGACACTTTGCTGGCCATTCCGTTCTTCACCTTCATGGGCATCATTTTGGAGCGATCCGGAATGGCGGAAGATTTGCTCGAAACCGTTGGGCAGGTGTTTGGCCCCTTGCGTGGCGGTCTGGCCATTGCCGTTATTCTGGTCGGCGCCTTGCTGGCAGCGACCACCGGTGTCGTCGCCGCGGCAGTAATCTCAATGGGTTTGATTTCCCTGCCCATCATGCTTCGATACGGCTACAGCCGGGTCATCGCAACGGGGGCGATCACCGCCTCGGGAACACTGGCGCAGGCGATTCCACCGTCTCTCGTTCTGATTGTTCTGGCTGACCAGTTGGGTCGTTCTGTAGGCGACATGTACTCCGGCGCGCTGTTACCTGGCTTGTTGCTGGTGGGTCTGTACATTCTGTTCATCGTGGTCGTCGCTATTTTTCAGCCCAAACTGGTGCCAGCTTTGCCTGTTGAAGCCCGTATTTACCGGGAAAAGAATGGCAACTCCGGCCATATCTCACTACTCGCCCTGTTCGTCATTTGCGCAGCAGTCGGGTTTGGATGGGCGCACGTGCACGATGGCCTCATGACCCAGTGGCTGGAGCGCAGCATGCCATCGGCTGGAGATGAAGTGGTGATCATGTCCATGACGCTGGCATCCATCACTGGCCTGGTTCTGGCCATCTTCAACCGGGTGTCGGGCATGGGCTTGCTCTCTCGCCTGGCCGAGCAAGTCACTTTTGTCTTGATGCCACCGCTGATCCTGATCTTTCTGGTCTTGGGCACGATCTTTTTAGGTGTGGCAACACCGACCGAAGGTGGCGCGATGGGCGCGTTGGGCGCTCTGATTCTGGCCGTCGGCAAACGCCGCCTGTCATGGCCACTGTTGAACCAAGCGCTGGACAATACGGCCAAACTGGCGTCTTTCGTGCTGTTCATCCTGATCGGCTCCACCGTGTTCAGCTTCACATTCAATGCAGCTGACGGCCACATTTGGGTTGAGAGCTTGTTTCACGACATGCCAGGCGGCGGCTGGGGCTTTCTGATAGTGGTCAACATCCTGGTCTTCATTCTGGGCATGTTCATTGACTTCTTTGAGATCGCGTTCATCGTGATTCCCTTATTGGCGCCCGTGGCCGAGAAGATTTTGCCTGGACTGATTCCTGGCATGACCGCTGACCAGGCCATGATTTGGTTTGGCGTGATCATTGCCATGAACTTGCAGACTTCGTTCCTCACCCCGCCGTTTGGCTTCGCCCTGTTCTACCTACGCAGTGTGGCCGCCAAGTTCGATTACAAGGACCGGGTGACGGGCGAGGACATCAAAGCTGTGACGACCAATGAGATCTACAAAGGCTCCATCGCCTTCATCTGTCTGCAACTCATGATGATTGTGGCCATCATGATGTACCCGACGCTCGTGACGGGTAACTTCGAGAAGGAAAAGAAGCTCAGCAATGCGGACGTCATGGAGTTGTTACAAGGTGGGTTCACTGAGCCCTCTTCTTCGGACCCTATGGATGCGATGGACGATATGGGCAAAGAAGAGGTCAAACCTCTGGACCCCATGGCGGTGATGCAAGAGGCCATTGACAAGGCTGCAGCCAAGAAGGCCGCAGGGAAATAG
- a CDS encoding TRAP transporter substrate-binding protein, with translation MDRRSVIKNAGIAGVLAAGAAPAAFAQGATIRWRLASSFPKALDTIYGAAESFAKRVGEMSGGKFIITVHAGGELMPAFGVVDGVQNATVEMAHTAPYYFHGKDETFALACAIPFGLNSRQMTAWMYDGNGLKLTREFYAKYNIINFPMGNTGAQMGGWYRKPIKSVEDIKGLKMRLGGFAGRVMERMGAIPQNIPGGEVYQALEKGTIDAAEWVGPYDDQKLGFNKVAPIYHYPGWWEGGPQLDLFVNDKAFASLSPEYKAMIENAAAYAHTEMQAKYDARNPKALKELVAAKTQVLPFPKDVMDLAFKESMALYAEISAKNASWKKMYDDYAAFRKDQNLWFRFTEARFDGFMQSQKL, from the coding sequence ATGGATCGTCGTTCCGTTATTAAAAACGCTGGTATCGCTGGCGTGCTGGCCGCAGGTGCAGCACCCGCTGCCTTTGCTCAGGGCGCCACTATTCGTTGGCGCTTGGCTTCCAGCTTCCCGAAGGCCTTGGACACAATTTATGGCGCGGCCGAGTCCTTCGCCAAGCGGGTGGGCGAGATGTCTGGTGGCAAGTTCATCATCACCGTGCATGCCGGCGGCGAGCTGATGCCCGCGTTTGGTGTCGTTGACGGTGTGCAAAATGCCACGGTTGAAATGGCACATACGGCACCGTACTACTTCCACGGCAAGGATGAGACCTTTGCCTTGGCCTGTGCGATTCCGTTTGGATTGAACAGTCGACAAATGACGGCTTGGATGTATGACGGCAATGGTCTCAAGCTGACGCGCGAGTTCTACGCCAAGTACAACATCATCAACTTCCCCATGGGCAATACGGGTGCCCAAATGGGCGGCTGGTACCGCAAGCCAATCAAGTCCGTTGAGGACATCAAAGGCCTGAAAATGCGCCTGGGCGGCTTCGCTGGCCGCGTGATGGAGCGCATGGGTGCCATTCCCCAAAACATTCCTGGCGGCGAGGTTTACCAAGCCCTGGAAAAAGGCACGATTGACGCTGCCGAATGGGTCGGACCTTATGATGACCAGAAGCTGGGCTTCAATAAAGTTGCTCCGATCTATCACTACCCAGGATGGTGGGAGGGCGGCCCTCAGCTGGACTTGTTCGTCAATGACAAAGCCTTCGCTTCCTTGTCGCCAGAATACAAAGCCATGATCGAGAACGCGGCTGCGTACGCCCACACGGAAATGCAGGCCAAGTACGATGCCCGCAATCCTAAGGCGTTGAAGGAATTGGTTGCTGCCAAGACGCAAGTTCTTCCATTCCCGAAAGATGTGATGGATTTGGCATTCAAAGAGTCCATGGCTCTTTATGCAGAAATCAGTGCCAAGAACGCGAGCTGGAAAAAGATGTACGACGATTACGCTGCGTTCCGTAAAGACCAGAACTTGTGGTTCCGCTTCACTGAAGCCCGTTTTGACGGCTTTATGCAGTCACAAAAACTGTAA
- the senA gene encoding selenoneine synthase SenA: protein MQTLTHSSIDSPRMRRAGRDLLSLALMDARNHSLYLLSFFERALASDDFAVPMLAELNPPLWELGHIGWFQEAWVARNLTRHLGRQSNGSAPRLASVEVNADRWWDSSLVAHDTRWSLDLPDLAQTKAYLLETLECTLELLEKAPDTDEALYFYRLALFHEDMHAEALIRMAQTLNLPLDISRPGPGILREAMLLPATRWSLGLTGQDGFSFDNERPAHEVSVPEFEIDAQAVTWAQFVEFVDDGGYDRSEFWHPRGWRFVQAGERRAPRYVEQIGVASGAVMQTCFGTPHRMLGSQPAMHLSWWEADAWCRWAGRRLPAEVEWEIAAHTAAGRGFRWGEVWEWMGTSFRGYPGFEADPYRDYSEPWFETHKVLRGASFATRARMKHPKYRNYALPARDDLFAGFRSCAV from the coding sequence ATGCAAACACTTACCCATTCCTCCATTGACTCCCCTCGTATGCGGCGGGCAGGGCGCGATCTGTTGTCTTTGGCGCTGATGGACGCGCGCAACCACTCCCTATATTTGTTGTCTTTTTTTGAGCGCGCGCTGGCCTCGGATGACTTCGCGGTCCCCATGTTGGCTGAGCTCAATCCGCCACTTTGGGAGTTGGGTCACATCGGGTGGTTTCAGGAGGCTTGGGTGGCGCGCAATTTGACCCGCCATCTGGGGCGCCAATCCAATGGTTCGGCCCCCCGTTTGGCGTCCGTCGAGGTCAATGCCGACCGTTGGTGGGACTCGTCATTGGTCGCTCATGACACCCGGTGGTCATTGGATTTGCCAGACTTGGCGCAGACCAAGGCCTATTTGCTTGAAACTTTAGAGTGCACGCTGGAGTTGCTGGAAAAGGCGCCAGACACCGACGAAGCCCTGTACTTCTACCGGCTGGCGCTGTTTCATGAAGACATGCACGCTGAAGCCCTGATCCGCATGGCTCAGACGCTGAACCTCCCTTTGGATATCAGCCGCCCTGGACCTGGCATATTGCGGGAGGCGATGTTGCTGCCTGCAACCCGGTGGTCCCTGGGCTTGACAGGTCAGGACGGGTTTAGCTTTGACAATGAGCGACCCGCGCACGAGGTGTCCGTCCCGGAATTCGAAATTGATGCCCAAGCGGTGACTTGGGCCCAATTCGTTGAGTTTGTGGACGACGGGGGTTATGACCGTTCCGAGTTTTGGCACCCCAGGGGCTGGCGCTTTGTTCAAGCGGGGGAGCGGCGTGCGCCCCGCTATGTGGAACAGATTGGCGTGGCCAGTGGCGCCGTCATGCAAACCTGTTTTGGTACTCCGCATCGAATGTTGGGTTCCCAACCAGCGATGCACCTGAGTTGGTGGGAGGCGGATGCATGGTGCCGGTGGGCCGGGCGGCGCTTGCCCGCCGAGGTTGAATGGGAAATAGCGGCACACACGGCTGCAGGACGCGGCTTTCGCTGGGGCGAGGTCTGGGAATGGATGGGCACGTCATTTCGGGGTTACCCCGGGTTTGAGGCAGACCCCTATCGTGATTATTCGGAGCCCTGGTTTGAGACGCACAAGGTTTTGCGAGGCGCATCTTTCGCCACCCGGGCCCGCATGAAGCACCCCAAATACCGCAATTACGCCTTGCCTGCCAGGGACGACTTGTTTGCCGGGTTCAGGTCTTGCGCGGTTTAG